The Candidatus Cloacimonadota bacterium sequence TATCTGCCTCAGCAAGTGCTTGGATAGGTGAAGATGTGCCTGGTGCAGTTACTGACCTAACCGTAGAAGATGCAAGCACTGATGACCTGGCTGCTTTGGTTAGTTGGGTAAATCCAACCGAAGGAATGCACGGCGGACCTTTTAATGAATCGATTCTTGGTTATCACGCTCTCCGCTCTGATGGTGAAATCTTCGAGATTATCGGTGAAGTTACCGAGTGGCTTGATGAAAATATCCCCGCCCCTGATTATTATTCTTACACTATCCAAGCCTACAACTCAGTAGGTGATGGTGCTGAAGCAACTAGCGATGCTATTTGGATTGGGTCAGCATTCTCCGGCATCGTAATTGTTGACCTTGATCCTACCGGACCTGGTGCAACTCTACAAGCAGCTATTCAAGATTGTTACAACGGACAAGTTGGACTTGCAACAAGTTTTGACGATTATCCTCTTACTTCAAGTATAGAAGCAGTATTTGTCCTTCTTGGAATTTATTCCAGCAATTATCCCCTACCTGAAGCAGAAGCTCAACCATTGATTGATTATCTAAATAATGGTGGAAGTGCTTATATGGAAGGTGGAGACATGTGGTATTATGATCCTCAATATCAGGGAGCATACGACTTTGGTCCACTTTTCGGAATTACTGCCTTAGCAGATGGATCAAGTGATCTTTCAAGTGTAGATGGTCAGAATTTACTTGCGGGATTGTCCTGGACATATACAGGCGAAAACAATTGGATTGATCAAATTCAACCAACCGCAGGAACAGGTTCTGAAACAATATTTATGAACCCCTCTGCCGGTTATGATTGTGGTGTTGCTTATGATAGTGGAACACATAAAACTGTTGGAACTTCTTTCCAACTTACTGGACTTGGTGGAACAAATACACTTGAAGAAGCAGTTGGACCAATCGTAGAATTTTTGGCTGGTGCACAAGCTGTAACTCCAGGTAGTTCAAATGAATTTATTACAAAATTGAACAACAACTTCCCCAATCCGTTCGCCAATAGCACAAATATTGATTTCTCTTTGAAGAATCCTGCCAAAGTTTCTATCAGCATTTACAATATCAAGGGTGAAAAGATTAACACCCTTACTAATGGAAATTTTAAAGACGGTTCGCAATCGATTAGTTGGAATGGTACAAACAGTAATGGTCAATCGGTTGCAAATGGAATCTATTTCTACAGATTAGAAACAGATGGCTATAATGCAACTCAAAAAATGATCCTTATGAGATAATTCGATTTAAACTTGAAAATTGATTTTGCCCCCACAGCTTTTGTTGTGGGGGTTTTTTTATGGCTTTTATTCTAAAAGATTTATAAAAGGGAAAAGGGGACTGTAAAAAATCTAATTCCCAAAATATCTATCTCCAAAATCACCTATTCCGGGCACAACGAATTTTTGTTCATTTAATTTTTCATCTATGGCAGCTGTAATTATTACAACGCTTGAGAAGGTGTCTGTAATTCGTTTTATTCCAGCCGGAGCAGAGACGATTCCCACGAAAGTTATGTCTTTTGCTCCTTTTTGTTTTAGAGCAATAATAGTTTTACTCAAAGAACCTCCTGTTGCAAGCATTGGGTCAAGGACGATTATTTTGTGAGTAGATAAAATTTCCGGCAATTTTTGATAATATGTTTTTGCAATAGCAGTTTTTTCATC is a genomic window containing:
- a CDS encoding FlgD immunoglobulin-like domain containing protein, whose protein sequence is MKTTLKKDLEIKIMKKVLIVLMMVFFVVGLSAKEKYVQAIEDISPFAGISSNNPANASDEVWDVLYSFPDIDAGQPGIETNDTHIFTTDWRTGEVTFHKFDMDGTFVEEFDIAGATCIRDMAYDGEYFYGAAADMSLKKMDLEGQTLVETISASCAGVTGIRHIAYDPELDGGNGGFWVGNWAEIGAITMTGAQIYGNIAGIAESTYGSAYDPWTADGPYLWLFCQTGSLVELKQFDIATQSLTGVMHDASDMPGYVSGSAGGCCTYVNDDGLFALLINIQQDPNLIGAYELAVTADPNAPGQPTDMAVIPDASGALSADIDWLNPSVQVNGDPLTELTSVELYRGDELIYTSSSPIIGGTESYTDAGMAASGIYEYSVIPYNSFGDGLSASASAWIGEDVPGAVTDLTVEDASTDDLAALVSWVNPTEGMHGGPFNESILGYHALRSDGEIFEIIGEVTEWLDENIPAPDYYSYTIQAYNSVGDGAEATSDAIWIGSAFSGIVIVDLDPTGPGATLQAAIQDCYNGQVGLATSFDDYPLTSSIEAVFVLLGIYSSNYPLPEAEAQPLIDYLNNGGSAYMEGGDMWYYDPQYQGAYDFGPLFGITALADGSSDLSSVDGQNLLAGLSWTYTGENNWIDQIQPTAGTGSETIFMNPSAGYDCGVAYDSGTHKTVGTSFQLTGLGGTNTLEEAVGPIVEFLAGAQAVTPGSSNEFITKLNNNFPNPFANSTNIDFSLKNPAKVSISIYNIKGEKINTLTNGNFKDGSQSISWNGTNSNGQSVANGIYFYRLETDGYNATQKMILMR